One window of the Populus trichocarpa isolate Nisqually-1 chromosome 9, P.trichocarpa_v4.1, whole genome shotgun sequence genome contains the following:
- the LOC7472133 gene encoding auxin transporter-like protein 5, which yields MATDKVVETVMVGNYVEMETEGKPKDLKARFSKFLWHGGSAYDAWFSCASNQVAQVLLTLPYSFSQLGMLSGICFQLFYGLLGSWTAYLISVLYVEYRTRKEREKVDFRNHVIQWFEVLDGLLGKYWRNVGLAFNCTFLLFGSVIQLIACASNIYYINDNLDKRTWTYIFGACCATTVFIPSFHNYRMWSFLGLVMTTYTAWYLTIASLLHGQVEGVKHSGPTKIVLYFTGATNILYTFGGHAVTVEIMHAMWKPQKFKAIYLLATLYVLTLTLPSAAAVYWAFGDMLLNHSNAFSLLPRSPSRDMAVILMLIHQFITFGFACTPLYFVWEKAIGMHECKSLCKRAAARLPVVIPIWFLAIIFPFFGPINSTVGSLLVSFTVYIIPALAYMFTFKSSAARENAVEQPPKYMGRWVGTYVMNSFVVVWVLIVGFGFGGWASVTNFVHQIDTFGLFTKCYQCPPPTMAPSLPHLNATAAPPPLHHPHNLTHSP from the exons ATGGCTACTGATAAGGTCGTGGAGACAGTGATGGTAGGTAACTATGTGGAGATGGAGACTGAAGGGAAGCCTAAGGACTTGAAAGCAAGGTTTTCCAAGTTCTTATGGCATGGTGGTTCTGCTTATGATGCTTGGTTTAGCTGtgcttcaaatcag gTGGCTCAAGTATTGCTTACATTGCCTTACTCATTTTCTCAACTAGGGATGCTATCAGGCATCTGCTTTCAGCTCTTCTATGGGTTGCTGGGTAGCTGGACAGCTTATCTAATTAGCGTACTCTATGTAGAATacagaacaagaaaagaaagagagaaggtgGATTTCAGGAACCATGTCATCCAG TGGTTTGAGGTTCTTGATGGGCTCCTTGGAAAGTATTGGAGGAACGTGGGGCTGGCTTTTAACTGCACTTTTCTTCTGTTTGGATCTGTAATTCAACTCATAGCTTGTGCAAG caatatatattacataaatGATAATCTAGACAAGAGGACTTGGACTTACATCTTCGGGGCTTGTTGTGCTACCACAGTGTTTATTCCTTCATTTCACAATTACAGAATGTGGTCATTCCTTGGCCTCGTTATGACTACTTACACTGCTTGGTACCTCACCATTGCTTCCCTCCTTCATGGCCAG GTGGAGGGTGTTAAGCATTCGGGTCCAACCAAAATAGTGCTATATTTCACTGGGGCCACAAACATTCTCTACACATTCGGGGGACATGCCGTTACTGT GGAGATAATGCACGCTATGTGGAAGCCTCAGAAGTTCAAGGCCATATACTTACTGGCTACTCTGTATGTTCTGACTCTGACACTCCCTTCAGCAGCAGCAGTATATTGGGCATTTGGTGACATGCTTCTCAATCACTCCAAtgccttttctcttcttccaaGATCTCCCTCCAGAGACATGGCTGTCATTTTAATGCTCATCCACCAG TTTATAACATTTGGGTTTGCCTGCACACCACTATACTTTGTGTGGGAGAAAGCAATAGGGATGCATGAATGCAAGAGCTTGTGCAAAAGGGCTGCAGCCAGATTGCCTGTGGTTATTCCCATTTGGTTCTTGGCCATTATCTTCCCATTTTTTGGACCCATCAATTCCACCGTTGGGTCACTCCTGGTTAGCTTCACAGTCTATATCATCCCTGCCCTAGCGTACATGTTCACCTTCAAATCATCTGCTGCAAGAGAG AATGCAGTGGAGCAACCACCAAAGTACATGGGGAGATGGGTAGGGACATACGTGATGAATTCATTTGTAGTAGTGTGGGTGCTAATTGTTGGGTTTGGATTTGGTGGATGGGCCAGTGTTACAAATTTCGTACACCAGATTGATACTTTTGGGCTCTTCACAAAGTGTTACCAATGCCCGCCTCCAACAATGGCGCCATCATTGCCACACCTAAATGCCACGGCAGCTCCTCCACCTCTCCACCACCCACACAACCTTACTCACAGCCCATGA